Part of the Butyrivibrio proteoclasticus B316 genome, CAAAGAACTCTTCAACATACGGAAGAAAAAAATCTCCAGCTCTAACTACCATTCCAAAGCCACGTTTCTCATAATCTTCTTTCTTATCAGGATCGTATGGCCAAATTCTCCTTGATTTGAATGCTTCATCCCTATCAATGTCCGCTATCTTCATCAGTCTCTTTTGAAAACCATCGCATAGTCCATGTTTCCCGCACGGGATAGCTCTCGAAAATGAAGCAATTCTGTCTATATTAGATGACGAAGCAAGTAAAAAGACATATTTATTTTCTTTGAGGATTCTTTTAAACTCCCCCTCTACCCACTGCTCATCATGACAAAATGGGGACTCTCTATCTATATTTGTACCTTCCGTTATCATTAAATCTATATGTCCAAGACTTCTAAAGGTCTCTTTTAGCTTTTCTCCATTAAAACCATGTAATCTGTAATCCCCAGTTATAAGAATTCTTTTATCATGGCCCTCGACTAAGTACATGAGAGAATCAATAGCGGAATGATCTGAGGCTAAAGGCGTAATCTTAATATCTTTTATCTCTATTGCCTCTCCTTCAGTCAACGCCTGGATGTCTTGAGCCCATACAACCTGACCAACACTTACCTTATGTTCCTGCTGAGCCTGAAGGATCCTTTTCGCAGTCTTTTGCATA contains:
- a CDS encoding MBL fold metallo-hydrolase; its protein translation is MSDKQIKVTPYRGMSQIGGVCTEIATDEARILFDFGAPLEDEGNQKPLSIEGVTKGEVGCDAVFLTHYHGDHVGEVPAILAGIPVYMQKTAKRILQAQQEHKVSVGQVVWAQDIQALTEGEAIEIKDIKITPLASDHSAIDSLMYLVEGHDKRILITGDYRLHGFNGEKLKETFRSLGHIDLMITEGTNIDRESPFCHDEQWVEGEFKRILKENKYVFLLASSSNIDRIASFSRAIPCGKHGLCDGFQKRLMKIADIDRDEAFKSRRIWPYDPDKKEDYEKRGFGMVVRAGDFFLPYVEEFFGKYPNDTCLIYSMWRGYRELPTVAKFLQCCNKIESIHVSGHITKEDLEYVINVVAPDTLIIHHTSAEEKELKKLVIPQGTVLSDPKDGETVFI